From the genome of Pseudomonas yamanorum, one region includes:
- a CDS encoding Hpt domain-containing protein, translating to MVDRHDYVALEWVKGEIAETLKQARSALDAYVEEGSSEAIGQCLECIHQVHGSLLMVEFYGAALFAEEMEQLALALQGARVSQRDEGIRLLQQGLGQLPLYLDRVHSARRDLPLVVLPLLNDLRSVRGESLLSETSLFAPQLLVIPSLPEEALAQRTPEDFPELLRQWRQMLQQALVGLLREDHGPSNLEDMARVFARLEALCHGAPLLPLWQVTSALVEGMLIGVVANSPALRSLLKACDKELKRLLIQGINGINTPAPDELLKSLLFYVAKVTRPTPRMQSLKERYGLDEALPDSAVVDAERARLAGPDRDAMGSVLGALCEELVRVKERLDLFVRSDRQHASDLEALLAPLRQIADTLAVLGFGQPRKVIIDQLAVVLGLAQGQREPNDAVLMDVAGALLYVEATLAGMVGTVEPERREESRLPTTDLTQIHHLVIRESCQCLTQAKELVIDCIEAHWDRQRLESLPELLTQVRGALAMIPLPRAASLMRGCNDYVNEQLMVSEAAPSEAQLEHFADVLTSLEYYLERMLQDHDAPGERVLEVAAEGLAALGYLPAEKPWRQALLEQGETPTEQTPFLADALASPTSRLNPPALQRPGSLLPPPAGEEAIDDELREVFLEETAEVLDVLHRYVPAGTASLADKATLSEMRRAFHTLKGSGRMVRALVLAELAWAVENLLNRVLERSVASGPDVQAVLDDVLELLPELITDFADDAQRQREDVDELAARAHALASGVGPSATDPAALDPQLLEIFRNEAQSHLDSLNHFLQQATEHLPLQVSDELQRALHTLKGSAYMAGVLPIAELARPLDHLTREYKAHRLPLDLDEIELLLEAEALFQRGVRQLDSDPHAPITGAAGLIERTQNLLNSQLEALLNAPNTGLRIKRDPQLIANFLAQGMDILLDAESLLRRWQQHPGERQELSALLDELTTLGEGAHLADLHPMDELCEALLDLYGAVEESSLAVSERFFHEAEQAHEALINMLDQLAAGQEISAAPARVRALRELLDEGLDPSATGLIKTDGSRALSISELGAATAKLDQGFAVDDEIVEVFLEEAVDILDSAGQSLKRWLLDPDNAAPLSSLQRDLHTLKGGARMAEIGAVGDLALELENLYEGLVDRRYSYSSELANVLMASHERLALLLEQLQHQQPLSDSSDLISHLRELRHGIGQAAPAAAVEVETAGSDPELLDIFLEEAADILDSSGAALLRWQAEPKNRQEVETLLRDLHTLKGGARMVEIGPIGDLAHELEFLYEGLSAGLLAPSAELFALLQGCHDRLAQMIDAVAAGMPVGSVDLLIERIKSLVHPAEVTAAPVALAATKTDAVPASDPAADMVKISADLLDDLVNLAGETSIFRGRIEQQVNDARIALNEVETTIERMRDQLRRLDTETQGRILSRQQAEAERLGYEEFDPLEMDRHSQLQQLSRALFESASDLLDLKETLERRNQDAHNLLQQQARINTELQEGLMRTRMVPFERMLPRLKRIVRQVAGELGKDVEFIVGNAEGEMDRNVLERMVAPLEHMLRNAVDHGLESRDARLLAGKPEKGRITLDLTHEGGDIVFDMRDDGAGVPLEAVRRKAIKRGLLDPNLEISDRDVLQFILQPGFSTAEKITQISGRGVGMDVVHEEVRQLGGSMVIDSTPGEGVHFRIRLPFTVSVNQALMVQCADDQYAIPLNTIEGLVRVMPHELEGHYQLNPPRYEYAGQRYELFYLGDLLHTVGRPNLLGQYQPLPVLLVQCNERRVAVQVDAMAGTREIVVKGLGPQFAGVKGLSGATILGDGRVVLIIDLLAHIRARPPALPAQAADAPLILNDPLKKRPLLVLVVDDSVTVRKVTSRLLERNGMNVLTAKDGIDAMAVLEEHTPDLMLLDIEMPRMDGFEVAIQVRDDPRLMRMPIIMITSRTGQKHRDRAMAIGVNDYLGKPYQESVLLESIAYWSKSRA from the coding sequence ATGGTTGATCGGCACGACTACGTGGCCCTCGAATGGGTCAAGGGCGAAATTGCCGAAACCCTGAAACAGGCCCGTTCGGCGCTGGACGCCTATGTTGAAGAAGGCAGCAGCGAGGCCATCGGCCAATGCTTGGAATGCATCCATCAGGTCCATGGCAGTTTGCTGATGGTCGAGTTTTACGGCGCAGCCCTGTTCGCCGAAGAAATGGAGCAACTGGCCCTCGCCCTGCAAGGCGCGCGCGTCAGCCAGCGCGACGAAGGCATTCGCCTGTTGCAACAGGGCCTCGGCCAACTGCCGCTGTACCTCGACCGCGTGCACAGCGCCCGGCGCGACCTGCCCCTGGTGGTGCTGCCGCTGCTCAACGACCTGCGCAGCGTGCGCGGCGAAAGCCTGCTCTCGGAAACCAGCCTGTTCGCCCCGCAACTGCTGGTGATCCCGTCGCTGCCCGAGGAAGCGCTGGCCCAGCGCACGCCGGAGGATTTCCCCGAGCTGCTGCGTCAGTGGCGGCAGATGCTGCAACAGGCGTTGGTCGGCTTGCTGCGCGAAGACCACGGCCCCAGCAACCTGGAAGACATGGCGCGGGTGTTCGCCCGTCTCGAAGCCCTGTGCCATGGTGCGCCGCTGTTACCGTTGTGGCAGGTGACCTCGGCGCTGGTGGAAGGCATGCTCATTGGCGTGGTTGCCAATAGCCCGGCGTTACGCAGTTTGCTCAAAGCCTGCGACAAGGAACTCAAGCGTCTGCTGATCCAGGGTATCAACGGCATCAACACCCCGGCCCCGGATGAGTTGCTCAAGAGCCTGTTGTTCTACGTTGCCAAAGTCACCCGACCGACTCCACGGATGCAAAGTTTGAAAGAACGTTATGGCCTCGATGAAGCCCTGCCCGACAGCGCCGTGGTGGATGCCGAACGCGCCCGCCTGGCCGGCCCGGACCGCGACGCGATGGGCTCGGTACTCGGCGCGTTGTGCGAGGAGTTGGTGCGGGTCAAGGAACGCCTGGACCTGTTCGTACGCAGCGACCGCCAGCACGCCTCGGACCTTGAGGCCTTGCTGGCGCCCTTGCGGCAGATCGCCGATACCCTGGCGGTATTGGGTTTCGGCCAGCCGCGCAAAGTGATCATCGACCAATTGGCGGTGGTGCTCGGCCTGGCCCAAGGGCAGCGTGAGCCCAACGATGCGGTGTTGATGGACGTCGCCGGCGCCTTGCTCTACGTCGAGGCGACGTTGGCCGGGATGGTCGGCACGGTTGAGCCGGAACGCCGGGAAGAAAGCCGCCTGCCCACCACCGACCTGACGCAGATCCATCACCTGGTGATCCGCGAATCCTGCCAGTGCCTGACCCAGGCGAAAGAGCTGGTGATCGACTGCATCGAGGCCCACTGGGATCGTCAGCGCCTGGAGTCACTGCCCGAGTTGCTGACCCAGGTGCGCGGTGCGCTGGCGATGATTCCGCTGCCCCGTGCGGCGAGCCTGATGCGCGGCTGCAACGATTACGTCAACGAGCAATTGATGGTCAGTGAGGCCGCGCCTTCCGAGGCGCAGCTTGAGCATTTTGCCGATGTGCTCACCAGCCTCGAGTACTACCTGGAGCGCATGCTGCAGGACCACGACGCCCCGGGGGAACGGGTGCTGGAAGTCGCCGCCGAAGGCCTCGCTGCACTGGGCTATTTGCCGGCCGAGAAGCCGTGGCGCCAGGCCCTGCTTGAGCAGGGTGAGACGCCCACGGAGCAAACCCCGTTCCTCGCCGATGCGTTGGCCAGCCCCACTTCACGCCTCAACCCGCCAGCACTCCAGCGTCCCGGCAGCCTGTTGCCACCGCCCGCCGGTGAAGAAGCCATCGATGATGAACTGCGGGAAGTCTTCCTCGAAGAAACCGCCGAAGTCCTCGACGTGCTGCACCGCTACGTACCCGCCGGCACTGCGAGCCTGGCAGACAAGGCCACCCTGAGCGAAATGCGCCGCGCCTTCCACACCCTGAAAGGCAGTGGTCGCATGGTGCGCGCCCTAGTGTTGGCGGAGCTGGCCTGGGCGGTGGAAAACCTGCTCAACCGCGTGCTGGAACGCAGCGTTGCGTCGGGCCCTGATGTGCAAGCGGTGCTGGATGATGTGCTGGAATTGCTGCCGGAGCTGATCACCGATTTTGCCGACGATGCCCAGCGCCAGCGCGAAGACGTAGACGAACTGGCGGCACGCGCCCATGCCTTGGCCAGCGGTGTCGGACCCTCGGCCACCGACCCGGCCGCCCTGGACCCGCAGTTGCTGGAAATCTTCCGCAACGAAGCCCAGAGCCACCTCGACAGCCTCAACCATTTCCTGCAACAGGCCACCGAGCACCTGCCGCTGCAAGTCAGCGATGAACTGCAACGGGCACTGCACACCCTCAAGGGCAGCGCCTACATGGCCGGCGTGTTGCCCATCGCCGAACTGGCGCGACCGCTGGATCACCTGACCCGCGAATACAAGGCCCATCGCCTGCCGCTGGACCTGGATGAAATTGAATTGCTGCTGGAGGCCGAGGCGCTGTTCCAGCGCGGCGTGCGCCAGCTGGACAGCGATCCCCATGCGCCCATCACCGGTGCGGCAGGGTTGATCGAACGCACACAGAACTTGCTGAACAGCCAGCTTGAAGCCTTGCTGAATGCGCCCAACACCGGCCTGCGGATCAAGCGCGACCCGCAGTTGATTGCCAACTTCCTGGCCCAGGGCATGGATATCCTGCTGGACGCCGAAAGCCTGCTGCGCCGCTGGCAACAACATCCCGGCGAGCGGCAGGAACTGAGTGCACTGCTGGACGAGCTGACCACCCTCGGCGAAGGCGCGCACCTGGCCGACCTGCACCCGATGGATGAGTTGTGCGAAGCCTTGCTCGACCTCTACGGCGCGGTGGAAGAAAGCAGCCTGGCGGTCAGCGAGCGCTTCTTCCACGAGGCTGAACAGGCCCACGAAGCGCTGATCAACATGCTCGACCAACTGGCTGCCGGCCAGGAAATCAGCGCGGCTCCGGCACGGGTTCGAGCCCTGCGCGAGCTGTTGGATGAAGGCCTCGACCCGTCGGCCACCGGCTTGATCAAAACCGATGGCAGCCGTGCGCTGAGCATCTCCGAACTGGGTGCCGCCACGGCGAAGCTGGACCAAGGTTTTGCGGTAGACGATGAGATCGTCGAGGTCTTCCTTGAAGAGGCGGTAGACATTCTCGACAGCGCCGGCCAGTCCCTGAAACGCTGGCTGCTGGACCCGGATAACGCAGCACCGCTGTCGTCGTTGCAACGGGATTTGCACACCCTCAAGGGTGGTGCACGCATGGCTGAAATCGGTGCGGTGGGCGACCTGGCCCTTGAGTTGGAAAACCTTTACGAAGGCTTGGTGGACCGTCGCTACAGCTATTCCAGCGAGTTGGCGAACGTGTTGATGGCCAGTCATGAGCGACTGGCGCTGCTGCTTGAGCAGTTGCAACATCAGCAACCGTTGAGCGACTCCTCCGACCTGATCAGCCATTTGCGTGAGTTGCGCCACGGCATCGGACAAGCGGCGCCCGCCGCAGCCGTCGAAGTCGAGACGGCGGGCAGTGATCCCGAGCTGCTGGATATCTTTCTCGAAGAAGCCGCTGACATCCTCGACAGTTCTGGCGCCGCGCTGTTGCGCTGGCAGGCCGAGCCGAAAAATCGCCAGGAAGTCGAGACACTGCTGCGGGACCTGCACACCCTCAAGGGTGGCGCGCGTATGGTCGAGATCGGCCCGATTGGCGACCTGGCCCATGAGCTGGAGTTTCTCTACGAAGGCTTGTCGGCCGGTTTGCTGGCGCCCTCGGCGGAACTCTTCGCGTTGCTGCAAGGCTGCCACGACCGCCTGGCGCAGATGATCGATGCAGTGGCGGCGGGTATGCCGGTGGGCTCGGTGGATCTGCTGATCGAGCGGATCAAAAGCCTGGTGCATCCGGCTGAAGTGACGGCCGCACCGGTGGCGTTGGCGGCTACCAAAACCGACGCGGTGCCGGCCAGCGATCCGGCTGCCGATATGGTGAAGATCTCTGCCGACTTGCTGGATGACCTGGTCAACCTGGCCGGTGAAACCTCAATCTTCCGTGGGCGTATCGAGCAGCAGGTCAACGATGCGCGCATTGCCCTCAACGAAGTGGAAACCACCATCGAGCGCATGCGCGACCAATTGCGCCGGCTCGACACCGAAACCCAGGGCCGCATTCTCAGCCGCCAACAAGCTGAGGCCGAACGCCTGGGCTATGAAGAATTCGACCCGCTGGAAATGGACCGCCATTCCCAACTGCAACAACTGTCCCGGGCCCTGTTCGAGTCCGCCTCCGACCTGCTCGACCTCAAGGAAACCCTCGAGCGTCGCAACCAGGACGCCCACAACCTTTTGCAGCAACAGGCGCGCATCAACACCGAGCTGCAGGAAGGCCTGATGCGCACGCGCATGGTGCCCTTCGAGCGCATGCTGCCGCGGCTTAAGCGCATCGTGCGGCAAGTGGCCGGAGAGCTGGGCAAGGATGTGGAATTCATCGTCGGCAATGCTGAAGGCGAGATGGACCGCAACGTGCTGGAGCGCATGGTTGCGCCGTTGGAGCATATGCTGCGCAACGCCGTCGACCATGGCCTGGAATCCCGCGATGCGCGGTTGCTGGCGGGCAAGCCCGAGAAAGGCCGGATCACCCTGGACCTGACCCACGAAGGCGGCGACATCGTTTTCGACATGCGCGACGACGGCGCCGGCGTGCCGCTTGAAGCCGTGCGGCGCAAGGCGATCAAGCGTGGCTTGCTCGACCCCAACCTGGAAATCAGCGACCGCGACGTGTTGCAGTTCATCCTGCAACCGGGGTTTTCCACTGCCGAAAAAATCACCCAGATTTCCGGGCGTGGCGTGGGCATGGACGTGGTGCATGAGGAAGTGCGCCAGCTGGGCGGCTCGATGGTCATCGACTCGACGCCGGGAGAGGGCGTGCACTTTCGCATTCGCCTGCCGTTCACCGTGTCGGTCAACCAGGCGTTGATGGTGCAGTGCGCGGACGATCAATACGCGATCCCGCTGAACACCATCGAAGGCCTGGTGCGGGTCATGCCCCATGAGCTGGAAGGGCACTATCAACTGAATCCGCCGCGTTACGAATACGCCGGTCAGCGCTACGAGCTGTTCTACCTTGGCGACCTGCTGCACACCGTCGGCCGTCCGAATCTGCTGGGTCAGTACCAGCCGCTGCCGGTGTTGCTGGTGCAGTGCAACGAACGGCGCGTGGCGGTGCAGGTGGACGCCATGGCCGGGACCCGGGAGATCGTGGTCAAGGGCCTGGGGCCGCAATTTGCCGGGGTGAAGGGCCTGTCGGGCGCAACCATCCTTGGCGATGGCCGCGTGGTGCTGATCATCGACCTGCTGGCGCATATCCGCGCACGGCCCCCGGCGTTGCCAGCCCAGGCAGCCGATGCACCGTTGATCCTCAACGACCCCCTGAAAAAGCGCCCGTTGCTGGTGCTGGTGGTGGACGACTCGGTCACCGTACGCAAAGTCACCAGCCGCCTGCTGGAGCGCAACGGCATGAACGTGCTCACCGCCAAGGACGGCATCGATGCCATGGCCGTGCTGGAAGAACACACGCCGGACCTGATGCTGCTCGACATTGAAATGCCGCGCATGGACGGCTTCGAAGTGGCGATCCAGGTGCGCGACGACCCACGGCTGATGCGCATGCCCATCATCATGATCACTTCCCGCACCGGGCAAAAGCATCGCGACCGGGCCATGGCGATTGGCGTCAACGACTACCTCGGCAAGCCTTATCAAGAGTCGGTGTTGCTGGAAAGCATCGCTTATTGGAGCAAGTCCCGTGCTTGA
- a CDS encoding chemotaxis protein CheW, with product MLDHRATQLTGLLLPLADRYLLLPNVAVAELIDFQRGEPASDAPPWYLRQVTWRDRQLPLISFEAACGESGVVGERARIVVLNTLGGRPTLKFIALVIQGIPRSYKLDSQLSYVDVPLCPLELAAVQVGEHVARVPDLMGLEALLVEAGLA from the coding sequence GTGCTTGATCACCGCGCTACGCAACTCACCGGCTTGCTGCTGCCATTGGCGGATCGCTACCTGTTGCTGCCCAACGTCGCCGTGGCCGAGCTGATCGACTTCCAGCGCGGCGAACCGGCCAGCGACGCGCCGCCGTGGTATTTGCGGCAGGTTACCTGGCGGGATCGGCAGTTGCCGTTGATCAGCTTTGAGGCCGCGTGTGGTGAGTCGGGCGTGGTCGGGGAGCGGGCACGGATTGTGGTGCTGAATACCTTGGGCGGACGGCCGACGTTGAAGTTTATTGCGTTGGTGATCCAGGGGATTCCGCGTTCGTACAAGCTCGATAGCCAGCTGAGTTATGTGGACGTGCCGTTGTGCCCGCTGGAACTGGCGGCGGTGCAGGTGGGGGAGCATGTGGCCCGGGTGCCGGACTTGATGGGGTTGGAGGCGTTGTTGGTGGAGGCGGGGTTGGCCTGA
- a CDS encoding HigA family addiction module antitoxin encodes MGMHNPPHPGEILLEDVIPALGITITEMARRLGFARETFSRILHGHAPISPDLAVRLERAGISKARLWLSMQSAYDLWQAEHRDQPKIERFARID; translated from the coding sequence ATGGGTATGCATAATCCTCCCCACCCTGGCGAAATCCTGCTTGAGGACGTGATCCCGGCCTTGGGCATCACCATTACTGAAATGGCACGGCGCCTTGGCTTCGCCAGAGAAACATTCTCTAGAATCCTCCACGGACACGCGCCAATCAGCCCGGATCTTGCGGTAAGGCTTGAACGGGCAGGTATCAGCAAAGCTCGGTTGTGGCTTTCGATGCAAAGTGCCTATGACCTGTGGCAGGCAGAGCATCGAGATCAACCGAAAATCGAACGGTTTGCACGGATTGACTGA
- a CDS encoding DUF6124 family protein produces the protein MFKPTPNPPHNTEIEHRKLQAAAERAMDHYFPTPASSSLFAVSPSQSTEALLANASETFASLNALTSNLAFELEGSQRGVLLAIQQMSELGQLLVDQALEQVSPAAM, from the coding sequence ATGTTCAAACCTACCCCCAATCCGCCGCATAACACCGAAATCGAACACCGCAAACTCCAGGCCGCCGCCGAGCGTGCCATGGATCATTACTTTCCGACTCCTGCGTCATCGTCACTCTTTGCCGTCTCTCCCTCTCAATCCACCGAAGCCCTGCTGGCCAACGCTTCTGAAACCTTTGCCTCACTCAACGCGTTGACCTCCAACCTGGCCTTCGAATTGGAAGGCTCCCAGCGCGGCGTGCTGCTGGCCATTCAGCAGATGAGTGAGCTGGGGCAGTTACTGGTTGATCAGGCGTTGGAGCAGGTGAGCCCAGCGGCGATGTGA
- the mdcA gene encoding malonate decarboxylase subunit alpha, translating into MTTTTSPDSRWTRRRDEKQRRLALVRSFADGAVLPSERIVEALEALILPGDRVVLEGNNQKQADFLSRSLAKTDPAKLHDLHMIMPSVGRSEHLDLFEKGIARKLDFSFAGTQSLRISQLLEDGLLEIGAIHTYIELYARLVVDLIPNVVLSAGFMADRAGNIYTGPSTEDTPALIEPAAFSDGIVIVQVNQLVDDVTDLPRVDIPASWVDFVVVADKPFYIEPLFTRDPRHIKPVHVLMAMMAIRGIYEKHNVQSLNHGIGFNTAAIELILPTYGESLGLKGKICRNWTLNPHPTLIPAIESGWVESVHCFGTELGMENYIAARPDVFFTGRDGSLRSNRMFCQLAGQYAVDLFIGATLQVDGDGHSSTVTRGRLAGFGGAPNMGHDPRGRRHGTPAWLDMRHDDAPEALLERGKKLVVQMVETFQEGGKPTFVETLDAVEVARKSGMPLAPIMIYGDDVTHLLTEEGIAYLYKARSLEERQAMIAAVAGVTAIGMRHNPKDTARMRREGLIALPEDLGIRRTDATRELLAAKSVADLVEWSGGLYNPPAKFRSW; encoded by the coding sequence ATGACAACAACAACTTCCCCCGACTCGCGCTGGACGCGGCGGCGCGATGAGAAGCAGCGCCGCCTCGCACTGGTGCGATCCTTCGCCGATGGCGCCGTGCTCCCCAGCGAGCGCATTGTCGAAGCCCTGGAAGCCCTGATCCTCCCCGGCGACCGTGTGGTGCTGGAAGGCAACAACCAGAAGCAGGCCGATTTCCTCTCCCGCTCCCTGGCCAAGACCGACCCCGCCAAGCTCCACGACCTGCACATGATCATGCCCAGTGTCGGCCGCTCCGAGCACCTGGATCTGTTTGAAAAGGGCATCGCCCGCAAGCTGGATTTCTCTTTCGCTGGCACTCAATCCCTGCGCATCAGCCAGTTGCTGGAAGACGGCCTGCTGGAAATCGGCGCGATCCACACTTACATCGAACTCTACGCGCGGTTGGTGGTGGACCTGATCCCCAACGTCGTGCTCTCCGCCGGTTTCATGGCCGACCGCGCCGGCAATATCTACACCGGCCCCAGCACCGAAGACACTCCCGCGCTGATTGAGCCGGCCGCCTTCAGCGATGGCATCGTGATCGTCCAGGTCAACCAGTTGGTGGATGACGTCACCGACCTGCCTCGCGTTGACATTCCCGCGAGCTGGGTCGATTTCGTGGTGGTCGCCGACAAGCCTTTCTACATCGAACCGCTGTTCACCCGCGACCCACGGCACATCAAGCCGGTGCATGTGTTGATGGCGATGATGGCGATCCGTGGCATCTACGAAAAACACAACGTTCAGTCGCTGAACCATGGCATCGGTTTCAACACCGCCGCAATCGAATTGATCCTGCCAACCTACGGCGAATCCCTGGGCCTGAAGGGTAAGATCTGCCGCAACTGGACCCTCAACCCGCACCCAACCCTGATCCCGGCTATCGAAAGCGGCTGGGTGGAAAGCGTGCATTGCTTCGGCACCGAACTGGGCATGGAAAACTACATCGCCGCCCGGCCGGATGTGTTCTTCACCGGCCGCGACGGCTCGCTGCGTTCCAACCGAATGTTCTGCCAACTGGCCGGCCAATACGCGGTGGACCTGTTTATCGGCGCCACCCTGCAGGTCGATGGCGACGGGCATTCCTCCACCGTCACCCGTGGCCGCCTCGCCGGTTTTGGCGGCGCACCGAACATGGGCCACGACCCGCGCGGTCGCCGCCATGGCACGCCCGCCTGGCTCGACATGCGCCACGACGATGCCCCGGAAGCCTTGCTCGAACGCGGCAAAAAACTCGTGGTGCAGATGGTCGAGACCTTCCAGGAAGGCGGCAAACCGACCTTCGTTGAAACCCTCGATGCAGTGGAAGTCGCACGAAAAAGCGGCATGCCCCTGGCGCCGATCATGATCTACGGCGATGACGTCACCCACCTGCTCACCGAAGAAGGCATCGCCTATCTGTACAAGGCCCGTTCCCTGGAAGAGCGCCAGGCGATGATCGCCGCCGTCGCCGGTGTAACCGCCATCGGCATGCGCCACAACCCCAAGGACACCGCGCGCATGCGCCGCGAAGGCCTGATCGCGCTGCCCGAAGACCTCGGCATCCGCCGCACCGACGCCACCCGCGAGTTGCTGGCCGCCAAGAGCGTGGCCGATCTGGTGGAGTGGTCCGGTGGCTTGTACAACCCGCCCGCCAAGTTCAGGAGCTGGTAA
- a CDS encoding triphosphoribosyl-dephospho-CoA synthase: MHALKLHDLTLAERLADMAVDALIDEADLSPKPALVDRRGNGAHTDLHLGLMHASALSLWPAFKEMAEAAIEFGEVGLPLREALGRIGREGEQAMLVTTSGVNTHRGAIWALGLLVAAAALQPESCTASAVTLRAARLALLNDRYAPQPLSHGAQVAQRYGARGAREEAQLGFPSVLQRGLPQLKKSRLQQHGEQNARLDALLAIMTDLADTCVLYRAGPEGLQAMQQGAQAVLDAGGSASLAGRRQLHELDQQLLVLNASPGGAADLLAACLFIDRLDGAL; encoded by the coding sequence ATGCACGCACTCAAACTGCACGATCTGACGCTGGCCGAACGCCTGGCTGATATGGCCGTTGACGCCTTGATTGATGAAGCCGACCTGTCGCCGAAACCTGCCCTGGTGGACCGTCGCGGCAATGGCGCCCATACCGATTTGCACCTCGGCTTGATGCACGCCTCGGCGCTGTCGCTGTGGCCGGCGTTCAAGGAAATGGCCGAGGCCGCTATCGAATTTGGCGAAGTGGGTTTGCCCTTGCGTGAAGCCCTCGGGCGGATCGGTCGCGAAGGCGAACAGGCGATGCTCGTCACCACCAGCGGCGTGAATACCCATCGGGGTGCGATCTGGGCCCTCGGCCTGTTAGTCGCTGCTGCCGCACTGCAACCCGAATCCTGCACTGCCAGCGCGGTGACGTTGCGCGCCGCCCGCCTGGCCTTGCTCAACGATCGCTACGCACCTCAACCGCTGAGCCACGGTGCCCAGGTCGCACAACGCTACGGCGCACGGGGGGCCCGTGAAGAAGCGCAACTGGGCTTCCCGTCAGTGCTACAGCGCGGCCTGCCACAGCTGAAAAAAAGCCGCCTGCAACAACACGGCGAACAGAACGCGCGCCTCGATGCCTTGCTGGCGATCATGACGGACCTGGCCGACACCTGCGTGCTCTACCGCGCCGGCCCTGAAGGCTTGCAGGCCATGCAACAAGGCGCCCAAGCGGTGCTGGACGCCGGTGGCAGTGCAAGCCTCGCCGGCCGCCGCCAACTGCACGAGCTGGACCAGCAACTGCTGGTGCTGAATGCCTCCCCCGGTGGCGCCGCCGACCTGTTGGCCGCCTGCCTGTTTATCGACCGCCTCGACGGAGCGCTGTGA
- a CDS encoding malonate decarboxylase subunit delta, translated as METLSFEFPAGQPAKGRALVGCVGSGDLEVLLEPGTAGTLTIQVQTSVNGAQLRWQHLFERIFQEQTPPALNIDIHDFGATPGVVRLRLEQGFEEIGHD; from the coding sequence ATGGAAACCTTATCCTTTGAATTCCCCGCCGGGCAGCCCGCCAAGGGCCGCGCGCTAGTGGGTTGCGTCGGCTCCGGCGATTTGGAAGTGCTGCTGGAACCGGGCACCGCCGGCACCCTGACGATTCAGGTGCAGACCTCGGTGAACGGTGCGCAGCTACGTTGGCAGCATCTGTTTGAACGGATCTTCCAGGAACAGACGCCTCCCGCATTGAACATCGATATCCACGACTTCGGCGCCACACCCGGCGTGGTGCGCTTGCGCCTGGAGCAGGGCTTCGAGGAGATCGGTCATGACTGA
- a CDS encoding biotin-independent malonate decarboxylase subunit beta, protein MTDLLNKHSFVELGARQRAKALLDAGSYRELIDPFQRVMSPWLSRQGVVPQADDGVVIAKGSIAGLPVVIAAIEGNFQGGSLGEVGGAKMAGALELAAEDNRNGIPTRAILLLETGGVRLQEANLGLAAIADIHAAIVDLRQYQPVIGVVAGSVGCFGGMSIAAGLCSYLLVTREARLGLNGPQVIEQEAGLEEYDSRDRPFIWSLTGGEQRFNSGLADRYMADDVAQIQQQIIELLQQGLPEKQRSRQVDHYLERLAALDAEPQIDPATVRDLYQGERS, encoded by the coding sequence ATGACTGACTTGCTCAACAAACACAGCTTCGTCGAACTCGGCGCCCGGCAGCGGGCCAAGGCCTTGCTTGATGCAGGCAGCTATCGCGAACTGATCGATCCGTTCCAGCGCGTCATGTCGCCATGGCTGAGTCGCCAGGGTGTGGTGCCTCAGGCAGATGACGGCGTGGTGATCGCCAAGGGCAGCATCGCCGGCTTGCCGGTGGTCATCGCCGCTATCGAAGGCAATTTTCAGGGCGGCAGTCTCGGTGAAGTCGGCGGCGCAAAGATGGCCGGTGCCCTGGAGCTGGCCGCTGAAGACAACCGCAACGGCATCCCGACGCGCGCCATCCTGCTGCTGGAAACCGGCGGCGTGCGCTTGCAGGAAGCCAACCTGGGCCTGGCCGCGATTGCCGATATCCACGCGGCGATTGTCGACCTGCGCCAGTACCAGCCGGTAATCGGCGTGGTGGCGGGCAGTGTGGGTTGCTTTGGCGGCATGTCCATCGCGGCAGGCCTGTGCAGTTATCTGCTGGTGACCCGTGAGGCGCGCCTTGGCCTGAACGGCCCGCAGGTGATCGAGCAGGAAGCCGGGCTTGAGGAATATGACTCCCGCGACCGGCCCTTCATCTGGAGCCTGACCGGCGGCGAGCAACGCTTTAACAGCGGCTTGGCCGATCGTTATATGGCCGACGACGTGGCGCAGATTCAGCAGCAAATCATTGAACTACTGCAACAGGGCTTGCCGGAAAAACAGCGCAGCCGTCAGGTTGATCACTATCTGGAGCGCCTGGCCGCACTGGATGCCGAACCGCAAATCGACCCGGCGACGGTTCGCGATCTGTATCAGGGAGAACGCTCATGA